Proteins from one Faecalibacterium sp. I3-3-33 genomic window:
- a CDS encoding DUF6551 family protein, whose product MMLSNLNLSSLPECNFEVRYVDSVLLNPCAEYQRLLRMGKVARIAANFSEYIANEPKVSYRDGRYFVFDGQNTIEARKTCNGGRDLPIRCKVFYGLSKEHEALLFAVQTGISSELTAGEQLRAKLVAHEENACDFVSVTEDTGVRFALDGIRAPWKIYCIRSAYYIYKSYGASLYREMLSVLVDAWGGDSDSFLSGILHGMARFLALYQGEYSRERLILRLRTVHPKTITRLAQNDTGNVADRHMKQILSIYNGAGRAHSLPCKR is encoded by the coding sequence ATGATGCTTTCTAACCTGAACCTTTCCAGCCTGCCGGAGTGCAACTTTGAAGTGCGGTACGTTGACAGCGTTCTGCTGAACCCCTGCGCCGAATATCAGCGGCTGCTCCGCATGGGCAAGGTTGCACGAATCGCAGCAAACTTTTCGGAGTACATCGCCAATGAGCCGAAGGTCAGCTACCGGGATGGCCGCTACTTCGTCTTTGATGGCCAGAACACCATTGAGGCACGGAAAACGTGCAACGGTGGGCGTGACCTCCCGATTCGCTGCAAGGTCTTCTACGGCCTTTCTAAAGAGCATGAAGCTCTGCTGTTTGCTGTGCAGACAGGCATTTCCAGCGAACTGACCGCTGGTGAACAGCTTCGTGCCAAACTGGTGGCACACGAAGAAAACGCCTGCGATTTTGTTTCGGTAACGGAGGACACAGGCGTTCGGTTTGCACTGGATGGGATTCGTGCCCCGTGGAAAATCTACTGCATCCGCTCGGCTTACTACATCTACAAGAGCTACGGTGCATCACTTTACCGTGAAATGCTGAGCGTTCTCGTAGACGCTTGGGGTGGCGATTCGGATTCGTTCCTGTCGGGCATCCTGCATGGCATGGCTCGTTTTCTGGCTCTGTATCAGGGCGAATACAGCCGGGAGCGGCTGATTCTCCGGCTGCGCACAGTGCATCCCAAGACCATCACCCGGTTGGCACAAAACGACACTGGCAATGTGGCAGACCGCCACATGAAACAGATCCTGTCCATCTACAACGGTGCTGGCCGTGCCCACAGTCTGCCTTGCAAGCGGTGA
- a CDS encoding recombinase family protein, giving the protein MEGKFDILLVFMFDRLGRRDDETPFIVEWFTKQGIEVWSVNEGQQRFDTHVDKLMNYIRYWQASGESLKTSVRTRTRLEQLTGEGHYTGGTVAFGYKRVRLGRVNKKNQEVCDLVIDEAEAEIVRLIFHKYVYEGYGAQKLSHYLYEQGSRRTEQQKHPQHQHRSDDQE; this is encoded by the coding sequence ATGGAGGGCAAGTTTGACATCCTGCTGGTGTTCATGTTTGACCGTCTCGGTCGCCGTGATGATGAAACGCCCTTTATCGTGGAATGGTTCACGAAGCAGGGCATCGAAGTCTGGAGCGTGAACGAGGGACAGCAGCGATTTGACACCCATGTGGACAAGCTGATGAACTACATCCGCTACTGGCAGGCATCCGGCGAAAGTCTGAAAACCTCCGTCCGTACCCGGACAAGGCTGGAACAGCTCACCGGGGAGGGACACTACACGGGCGGCACCGTGGCTTTTGGCTACAAGCGTGTCCGCCTTGGTCGGGTGAACAAGAAAAATCAAGAGGTCTGTGACCTTGTGATTGATGAAGCGGAAGCTGAGATCGTCCGGCTGATTTTCCACAAGTACGTTTACGAGGGCTACGGCGCACAGAAGTTGAGCCACTATCTTTATGAACAGGGAAGTCGTAGGACGGAACAACAAAAACATCCCCAACACCAGCATCGTTCGGATGATCAAGAATAA
- a CDS encoding helix-turn-helix domain-containing protein, with translation MYYDPAATGERIQNLRKDREVTQEQLAIDLNISDRYMRNLEKGEKVPSVDLFVELRERFGSSLDYIVLGVSASQREQELQDQLQMLRKELKEMQRRILVMLEILGESA, from the coding sequence ATGTATTATGATCCTGCTGCAACGGGTGAACGAATCCAAAACCTCCGAAAAGACCGTGAAGTGACACAAGAACAGCTTGCCATTGACCTGAACATCAGCGACCGCTATATGAGAAATCTGGAGAAGGGTGAGAAAGTTCCGTCTGTCGACCTCTTTGTGGAGCTGCGGGAGCGATTTGGCTCCTCGCTGGACTACATCGTCTTAGGTGTGTCTGCGTCCCAGCGGGAGCAGGAACTGCAAGATCAGCTGCAAATGCTCCGCAAAGAACTGAAAGAAATGCAGCGGCGGATTCTTGTTATGCTGGAAATTCTGGGCGAATCCGCTTGA
- a CDS encoding ABC transporter permease produces the protein MTWPFENDTSAIVKKLAGRSMQADKRNKAFLLLTIAISVCMVFSILLISTGTQEKFKNTQRNKAQIGILGVTDEQTAQLHQNENITWVGEYSAIGVFYVENKTITVAYGNEDYFLHQEEKTFQGSVPQKADEIMLPQNYLDFLGKSYQTGDTISIDLTGTGQKAEYTLSGVLNNTKESNGYFIYVSKELAQDLAKDSFQVTAYTRLNTDAISSTAILNFAGKAIQNTGIVEEQVMLTEYSAVMSGVITSGIPIPVPLLAALTAILAATIVYGVFYTKIVKNVQMFGQLRTVGMTKRQIKRMASKEGRLYALSGIPLGLVIGVLIGFIGCPDGFRLKTTVIYAVLIAAVAFVTVNIAIFKPVRVAMNTSPVEGAKYLAYAGKAKSSSKLHRKLTPFNLAKINIQRNKQKAVLTLLMLGVSGALLLVTSTVAGSIDPAKQASFKYYPAGNILIQIRNTVGSSFDNEAEPYGSAKLQLEENPLEDQALMQELEKVDGIEKITAFDSVYMTATFSGESGSITSISDFFPTINREQTEEKQAVLSSGTADYDDMVEKNGILVAEDIAQVGDALKIEGRAFDGRTFDVEAVVVGTYNRSDLMEDSPVVPGSPYFIMTYDTAKKLTGITEQTGILAVKNSEGRFDEVLTAVQKIADKNEKIEVNTIEQTIKNIQHRYSASINALYMTSAILFVFGSISLVNMLMVDFQNRKREFGLLEAVGTTRQQLKAMLDREIGIYLGGSLVIALVFGSILSVIVCRRLDAVNHCITLVLPWLFLLALVVVLAIIYLIFTVYAKSELKKTSILSAIREE, from the coding sequence ATGACATGGCCTTTTGAAAATGATACAAGTGCCATTGTAAAAAAATTGGCAGGTAGGAGTATGCAAGCGGATAAGAGAAACAAGGCATTTCTGCTTTTGACAATCGCCATCTCTGTCTGTATGGTTTTTTCGATTCTCCTAATATCAACAGGTACACAAGAGAAATTCAAGAACACACAGAGGAATAAAGCGCAGATTGGCATTTTGGGAGTTACAGACGAACAAACGGCTCAGCTGCATCAAAACGAAAATATTACATGGGTTGGCGAATATTCCGCTATAGGTGTGTTTTATGTTGAAAATAAAACAATCACTGTTGCTTATGGAAATGAAGATTATTTTTTACATCAGGAAGAAAAAACTTTTCAGGGAAGTGTGCCGCAGAAAGCGGATGAGATTATGCTCCCCCAGAACTACCTTGATTTTTTAGGAAAATCCTATCAGACTGGCGATACAATTTCTATTGACCTGACTGGAACAGGACAGAAAGCAGAATATACACTTTCAGGTGTTTTGAATAATACGAAAGAAAGCAACGGATATTTTATTTATGTTAGTAAAGAGCTTGCCCAAGATTTGGCAAAAGATTCTTTTCAGGTTACAGCATATACGCGGTTGAATACAGACGCCATAAGTTCCACGGCTATTCTTAATTTTGCCGGCAAAGCAATACAAAATACAGGCATTGTCGAGGAACAGGTAATGCTTACAGAGTATTCTGCTGTTATGTCGGGTGTGATAACATCGGGTATTCCGATTCCAGTACCACTACTGGCGGCGTTGACGGCTATTTTGGCGGCAACGATTGTCTATGGTGTTTTTTACACAAAGATTGTAAAAAATGTTCAGATGTTTGGGCAACTGCGGACAGTTGGCATGACAAAAAGACAGATTAAACGGATGGCAAGTAAAGAGGGACGTTTATATGCCTTATCTGGTATTCCTTTGGGGCTTGTCATTGGTGTACTGATTGGATTTATTGGCTGTCCTGATGGATTCCGGCTAAAAACAACAGTTATTTATGCTGTACTGATTGCCGCGGTAGCCTTTGTAACAGTGAATATTGCCATTTTTAAGCCTGTCCGAGTAGCAATGAATACTTCCCCGGTAGAGGGTGCTAAATACCTTGCGTATGCTGGAAAGGCAAAAAGCAGCTCAAAACTGCATCGGAAACTTACGCCGTTTAATCTGGCGAAAATAAATATACAAAGAAACAAACAAAAAGCAGTTCTGACGCTTTTAATGCTTGGAGTAAGCGGAGCTCTTTTACTGGTTACTTCTACGGTTGCTGGTTCTATTGATCCGGCAAAACAGGCAAGTTTCAAATATTATCCTGCCGGTAACATTCTTATACAAATAAGAAATACAGTTGGCAGCTCTTTCGATAACGAAGCGGAGCCATACGGAAGTGCAAAATTGCAACTGGAAGAAAATCCACTTGAAGATCAGGCATTGATGCAGGAATTAGAAAAGGTAGATGGGATAGAAAAGATTACCGCATTTGACAGCGTTTATATGACAGCTACTTTTTCGGGCGAAAGTGGTTCTATCACGAGCATTTCAGACTTCTTTCCAACCATAAATCGGGAACAGACAGAAGAAAAGCAGGCGGTGTTATCCTCTGGAACAGCAGATTACGACGATATGGTTGAGAAAAATGGAATATTGGTTGCAGAAGATATAGCACAAGTTGGCGATGCTTTGAAGATTGAGGGCAGAGCTTTTGATGGTAGAACCTTTGATGTTGAAGCCGTTGTTGTAGGCACATACAATAGGTCTGATTTAATGGAGGATAGCCCGGTTGTTCCAGGAAGCCCCTACTTCATTATGACTTATGACACAGCAAAGAAACTGACAGGGATAACGGAACAGACGGGGATTCTGGCGGTTAAAAATTCAGAGGGACGTTTTGATGAAGTTTTGACCGCAGTTCAGAAGATTGCGGATAAAAATGAAAAAATAGAAGTAAATACGATTGAACAAACGATTAAAAATATTCAGCATCGATACAGTGCATCTATAAATGCTCTATATATGACTTCTGCTATTCTGTTCGTCTTTGGAAGTATCAGTCTTGTGAATATGCTTATGGTTGATTTTCAGAATAGAAAGCGTGAATTCGGTTTGCTTGAAGCTGTTGGAACAACACGGCAACAGTTGAAAGCAATGCTGGATAGGGAGATAGGAATTTACCTCGGAGGTTCGTTGGTAATAGCTCTTGTATTTGGAAGCATTTTAAGTGTAATTGTTTGTAGACGATTGGATGCGGTGAACCATTGCATTACGTTGGTATTGCCGTGGCTGTTTCTACTGGCGTTAGTCGTTGTTTTAGCAATTATATATTTGATTTTCACTGTATACGCAAAATCTGAGTTGAAGAAAACAAGCATCTTGTCTGCCATTAGGGAGGAATGA
- a CDS encoding helix-turn-helix domain-containing protein has translation MMPNSDLKVLGEKVRKERKLAGLTQEQLAERCHVSTKHIANIEKGSMNPSYEILLAIARVLPISLDALITPGMDKTEIELKEFNLIYLSCPEAVRETLMDSTRTLAKHLTEFYSKIENP, from the coding sequence ATGATGCCGAATTCTGACTTGAAAGTACTTGGAGAAAAGGTTCGCAAGGAGCGCAAGCTGGCAGGTTTAACCCAAGAACAGCTTGCTGAACGCTGCCATGTTTCAACGAAGCATATCGCCAACATTGAAAAAGGCAGCATGAATCCGTCTTACGAAATTCTTTTGGCGATTGCTCGTGTTCTGCCGATTTCGCTTGATGCGCTGATCACTCCGGGGATGGACAAGACGGAAATAGAATTAAAAGAGTTCAATCTAATCTATCTTTCCTGTCCAGAAGCAGTGCGGGAAACCTTAATGGACTCGACCCGCACACTGGCAAAGCATCTGACAGAGTTTTACAGTAAGATTGAAAATCCCTGA
- a CDS encoding type II toxin-antitoxin system PemK/MazF family toxin, which translates to MIPVNRKFLRGDIYYANLEPHLGSEQGGIRPVVVVQNNTANCYSPNLIVAPVTSNTAKKPDHQAHVLVDSNRAFLQPSMILAESVQTISKGRLIRPMGRLSIPELIRLNYALLYQLDLNEWVWRKEAYERYLRYHR; encoded by the coding sequence ATGATCCCAGTCAACCGAAAGTTTCTGCGCGGTGATATTTACTACGCCAATCTGGAGCCGCACCTTGGCTCCGAGCAGGGCGGTATCCGCCCTGTGGTCGTGGTGCAGAACAACACCGCAAACTGCTATTCGCCCAACCTCATTGTTGCGCCTGTTACATCCAATACTGCAAAGAAGCCCGATCACCAAGCCCACGTTCTTGTGGACAGTAATCGGGCTTTTTTGCAGCCCTCTATGATCTTGGCAGAATCTGTCCAGACCATCAGCAAGGGACGGCTGATCCGCCCGATGGGGCGGTTGAGCATCCCGGAACTCATTCGGCTCAATTATGCGCTGCTCTATCAGCTCGATCTCAACGAATGGGTATGGAGAAAGGAGGCCTATGAACGCTATCTGCGATACCACCGCTAA
- a CDS encoding recombinase zinc beta ribbon domain-containing protein, whose translation MNREVVGRNNKNIPNTSIVRMIKNKGYTGYLINGAVETECPQLRIIEPELFEQAQELRQARTCERGGTSLGTSSKALLTGLVYCGHCGNRLSLTSSGRTHTYADGHTVKEVRPRYSCFYKIRHPGDCDGQSGYGVSKLDSIVEEVVRQIFAQFREVSRKKLLESVKTNDAARIQKKVKKIQKDLESKQKELDDLKAETILVIRGVSALDKELLGTLVAEAREALETLEKQLVQAQEEYEEATKTAKRSNYICNELFTWADVYDTANHDERRAILQQFIKEIRVRKDYEISITLNASFNQVEQLKAVSTYDGAEIFEEISEKGA comes from the coding sequence ATGAACAGGGAAGTCGTAGGACGGAACAACAAAAACATCCCCAACACCAGCATCGTTCGGATGATCAAGAATAAAGGATACACGGGGTACCTCATCAACGGTGCGGTGGAGACGGAGTGTCCGCAGCTCCGCATCATCGAACCAGAGCTGTTCGAGCAGGCACAGGAACTGCGGCAGGCACGCACCTGTGAGCGTGGCGGCACTTCACTGGGCACCAGTTCCAAAGCCCTGTTGACCGGGCTGGTTTACTGCGGTCACTGCGGCAACCGCTTGAGCCTGACCAGCAGCGGACGGACACACACCTACGCCGATGGGCATACGGTGAAAGAAGTCCGGCCCCGGTATAGCTGCTTTTATAAGATCCGGCATCCGGGTGACTGCGATGGGCAGTCCGGCTATGGTGTTTCCAAGCTGGATTCCATTGTAGAAGAAGTTGTCCGGCAGATCTTCGCACAGTTCCGGGAAGTTTCCCGGAAGAAGCTACTGGAATCGGTCAAGACCAACGATGCCGCTCGCATCCAGAAGAAGGTCAAGAAAATCCAGAAAGACTTGGAAAGCAAGCAGAAAGAACTGGACGACCTGAAAGCCGAAACCATCCTCGTCATCCGGGGCGTGAGTGCCTTGGACAAAGAACTGCTGGGCACACTGGTAGCCGAGGCAAGAGAGGCTCTGGAAACTCTGGAAAAGCAGCTCGTGCAGGCACAGGAAGAATACGAAGAAGCCACCAAAACAGCAAAGCGTAGCAACTACATCTGCAACGAGTTGTTTACATGGGCGGATGTTTACGACACCGCCAACCACGATGAACGCCGTGCCATCTTGCAGCAGTTCATCAAGGAGATTCGCGTCCGAAAAGACTATGAGATCTCGATTACGCTGAACGCCAGCTTCAACCAAGTGGAGCAGCTCAAGGCTGTATCAACCTACGATGGCGCGGAAATCTTTGAAGAAATTTCCGAGAAAGGGGCATAA
- a CDS encoding winged helix-turn-helix domain-containing protein, with translation MQKIEVVVRITKDHCPPQEQTIFEWVDLMRNPTDVLRSPGLEINLEHHRVFKHGTEVYMSRYEYGVLSLMAQHPGKLFTKEQIFEAVWHKDSDSYLRAVTSTIGRIRQKIEDDKDHPRYIKTVSNIGYQFVPSSELVQSNRNL, from the coding sequence ATGCAAAAAATCGAAGTTGTTGTTCGCATCACGAAGGATCACTGCCCACCGCAAGAGCAGACGATTTTTGAATGGGTCGATCTGATGCGGAATCCCACAGACGTTCTGAGAAGTCCCGGTCTGGAGATCAACTTGGAACACCACCGTGTTTTCAAACACGGAACGGAGGTGTATATGAGCCGTTATGAATACGGTGTTTTGAGTTTGATGGCACAGCATCCGGGCAAACTGTTTACAAAGGAGCAGATTTTTGAAGCAGTTTGGCATAAGGATAGCGATAGCTATTTGAGAGCCGTCACCAGCACGATCGGTCGAATCCGTCAGAAAATAGAGGATGACAAAGATCACCCCCGTTATATTAAAACGGTTTCCAACATTGGATATCAATTTGTCCCATCATCGGAATTGGTGCAATCGAATCGCAATCTGTAA